Proteins encoded by one window of Streptomyces sp. NBC_01477:
- a CDS encoding serine/threonine-protein kinase, whose protein sequence is MQRLEPGDPRTVGPYRVLARIGTGGMAAVYLARSRGGRSVAVKVMHADLAREAAHRERFRREVAANSAAGGVHSPSVLAADPDDGMPWMATEFLPSLTLRDAVERFGALPAHSVRRLAAGLAEALADLHRAGIAHLDVTPANVLLTADGPRLIDFGIAAGVTPAPPPDSVSTTVSGHAGSWGFMSPEQVEGVAGPPSDVYSLGTTLEYACGGADAAGARGAGDGAPGDGRAGGRPTVDHRSARDRYGSAPPDAALRALVADCRRPDPDARPCAAELVRRLAPGQEESEAPAATWLPPQVTAAIDENASAADNPPTPAPLPPGRRRVLLGGVVAAVTAVGTAAVLATRSAGSPSGAGAGTGPQARRTPAVTRTGTQPPTGASGATAASATPSAMPVPLVFEITGTGTLTMLAYGVNGRLTRTRRTQKLPWRKTVDVPQGGGATDWQIMLTLGSGTARCRVLLDGRTLFDQRAPRKVPFGPTYPSDVSPGGSVATSGPPPSLNG, encoded by the coding sequence ATGCAGCGGCTTGAGCCCGGCGACCCCCGTACGGTCGGACCGTACCGGGTCCTGGCGCGCATCGGGACGGGCGGCATGGCGGCCGTCTACCTGGCCCGTTCCCGGGGCGGCCGGTCCGTCGCGGTCAAGGTCATGCACGCCGACCTGGCCCGCGAAGCCGCTCACCGCGAGCGCTTCCGGCGCGAGGTCGCCGCCAACTCCGCCGCGGGCGGCGTCCACAGCCCTTCCGTCCTCGCGGCCGACCCCGACGACGGCATGCCCTGGATGGCCACCGAATTCCTGCCGTCGCTCACCCTGCGCGACGCCGTCGAGCGCTTCGGCGCGCTCCCCGCCCACTCCGTCCGCCGTCTCGCCGCCGGTCTCGCCGAAGCCCTCGCCGACCTCCACCGCGCCGGAATCGCACACCTTGACGTCACACCGGCGAACGTCCTGCTGACGGCGGACGGGCCACGGCTGATCGACTTCGGCATCGCGGCCGGCGTGACCCCGGCGCCGCCGCCGGACAGCGTGTCCACCACCGTGTCAGGCCACGCGGGCTCCTGGGGTTTCATGTCCCCCGAGCAGGTCGAGGGCGTGGCGGGCCCGCCGAGCGACGTCTATTCGCTGGGCACGACGCTGGAGTACGCCTGCGGGGGCGCCGACGCTGCGGGTGCGCGCGGCGCGGGTGACGGTGCTCCCGGCGACGGGCGAGCCGGTGGGAGGCCGACCGTCGATCACCGCTCCGCCCGGGACCGGTACGGCTCCGCCCCGCCCGATGCCGCGCTGCGCGCGCTCGTCGCGGACTGCCGTCGTCCCGACCCCGACGCGCGGCCGTGCGCCGCCGAACTGGTCCGGCGCCTGGCCCCGGGCCAGGAGGAGAGCGAGGCGCCGGCCGCCACCTGGCTCCCGCCGCAGGTGACCGCGGCGATCGACGAGAACGCGAGCGCCGCCGACAATCCGCCGACGCCCGCGCCTTTACCGCCGGGACGGCGCCGCGTGCTGCTCGGCGGCGTGGTCGCGGCGGTCACGGCCGTGGGTACGGCGGCGGTGCTGGCCACGCGGTCGGCCGGTTCGCCGTCCGGTGCAGGAGCGGGCACCGGCCCGCAGGCACGCAGGACACCTGCGGTCACCCGGACGGGTACGCAGCCGCCGACAGGCGCGAGCGGCGCCACGGCGGCCTCCGCCACCCCCTCGGCGATGCCGGTACCCCTGGTGTTCGAGATCACCGGCACCGGCACGCTGACGATGCTCGCGTACGGCGTCAACGGCAGGCTGACCAGGACGAGGAGGACGCAGAAGCTGCCCTGGCGCAAGACCGTCGATGTGCCGCAGGGCGGCGGCGCCACCGACTGGCAGATCATGCTCACCCTCGGCTCGGGCACGGCGCGCTGCCGCGTACTGCTGGACGGCCGGACGCTGTTCGACCAACGCGCTCCCCGCAAGGTGCCGTTCGGCCCTACGTACCCCTCAGACGTATCGCCGGGCGGCTCCGTCGCCACG
- a CDS encoding serine/threonine-protein kinase, whose protein sequence is MQPLEAGDPAEVGGYRLLARLGAGGMGVVYLGRSPGGRAVAVKVVRAGFARDARYRARFRREVAAARTVTGAFTAPLLEADAEAAVPWLATEYLPGLSLREAIGAYGGLPPAAVRLLAAALAEALADIHRAGLTHRDLKPENIMLTAGGPRLIDFGIARPDGATVITVPGALLGTPGFMSPEQASGGFAGSGSDVFALGAVLAFAATGQEPFGDGDRAATLERVRRAQTDLGGLTDRGLRTLVASCLRREPGERPTAVVLLDRLGEPSASVQGTRWLPAPMAEAVDRRVNRTELPSYALAPGAGGQAGRQAVPPGQTTADPPAEPLPLPAGAPRDPRTPLRLRSFRNPSRRRLLLTVAAVAAVPGAAGAAVALCRTGSATGPPSAGTSASAGSGRPTPSSAPRSRPTAPPRATSRWRAKVPAGGDGYPDIYAAGDVVLTADSSTDTPMARALDVRTGRQLWTRHVDLATDSAKVTAGTGAVYLVDERKNDTSTLRAVDPASGATLWTYPMPLNNFVWGVAATGPTVCVAGGDAVTGFTTGSGKVSWRTAVEGLYVTAAAGLVLVESSERDANVLTALSATTGRVRWTHKLADQPQYTTIGDGFVFTHDAYGGLYALHSDTGRTAWNKTMDTRSSVRRTGSGMLFVDDADGRIRALSATTGAEVWSRRMGQGAANPYGESTAIGLSGDTLFVGTTDSVVYALNTADGSVLWTYGADAMNSSDSSSDPGWGALAVDGLVVLSTQDGYIEAVGPPGGSQGATPNGAPDAAA, encoded by the coding sequence GTGCAGCCACTGGAGGCTGGAGATCCGGCGGAGGTCGGGGGCTACCGGCTGCTGGCCCGGCTGGGCGCGGGCGGAATGGGCGTGGTGTACCTGGGGCGTTCGCCGGGCGGACGCGCGGTGGCGGTCAAGGTGGTACGGGCGGGGTTCGCCCGGGACGCCCGGTACCGGGCCCGCTTCCGCAGGGAGGTGGCGGCCGCCCGTACGGTGACGGGCGCGTTCACCGCGCCTCTGCTGGAGGCCGACGCGGAGGCGGCCGTACCGTGGCTGGCCACGGAGTACCTGCCGGGACTGTCGCTGCGCGAGGCGATCGGTGCGTACGGAGGCCTGCCGCCCGCGGCAGTACGGCTGTTGGCCGCCGCACTGGCCGAGGCGCTGGCCGACATCCACCGCGCGGGCCTCACCCACCGGGACCTCAAGCCGGAGAACATCATGCTCACGGCGGGCGGCCCCCGCTTGATCGACTTCGGGATCGCCCGGCCTGACGGCGCCACCGTGATCACCGTTCCCGGCGCGCTGCTCGGCACACCGGGCTTCATGTCGCCGGAGCAGGCGTCGGGCGGGTTCGCCGGTTCCGGCAGCGATGTCTTCGCGCTCGGCGCGGTGCTGGCGTTCGCGGCGACGGGGCAGGAGCCGTTCGGCGACGGCGACCGGGCGGCCACGCTGGAACGGGTGCGGCGCGCGCAGACGGATCTCGGCGGGCTGACGGATCGCGGGCTGCGTACTCTCGTCGCGTCCTGCCTGCGCCGCGAGCCGGGTGAACGCCCCACGGCAGTCGTCCTGTTGGACCGGCTCGGCGAACCCTCCGCCTCCGTCCAGGGGACGCGGTGGCTGCCGGCGCCGATGGCGGAGGCGGTGGACCGGCGGGTGAACCGTACGGAGCTGCCGTCCTACGCCCTGGCCCCGGGGGCCGGGGGGCAGGCCGGGCGGCAGGCCGTACCGCCCGGCCAGACGACGGCCGATCCGCCGGCGGAGCCGCTGCCCTTACCGGCGGGGGCTCCTCGTGATCCCCGAACTCCGTTGCGGCTCCGCTCCTTTCGGAACCCGAGCCGCCGAAGGCTGCTGCTGACCGTGGCGGCTGTGGCCGCCGTACCCGGCGCGGCAGGAGCCGCGGTGGCGCTGTGCAGGACGGGATCGGCTACGGGGCCGCCGTCGGCCGGCACCTCTGCGTCCGCCGGCTCCGGGCGGCCGACGCCGTCAAGTGCCCCGCGCTCGCGTCCCACCGCACCCCCGCGGGCCACCTCCCGGTGGAGGGCCAAAGTGCCTGCCGGCGGTGACGGCTACCCCGACATCTACGCCGCCGGCGACGTCGTCCTCACCGCCGACAGCAGCACGGACACCCCCATGGCCCGCGCCCTCGACGTACGCACCGGCAGGCAACTGTGGACGCGCCACGTCGACTTGGCCACCGACTCGGCCAAGGTCACCGCCGGCACCGGCGCGGTGTATCTGGTCGACGAGCGCAAGAACGACACGTCCACGCTGCGCGCGGTCGACCCGGCCTCCGGCGCGACCCTCTGGACCTACCCGATGCCGCTCAACAACTTCGTGTGGGGCGTGGCGGCCACCGGCCCGACGGTCTGCGTCGCGGGAGGCGACGCGGTCACAGGGTTCACCACCGGCAGCGGCAAGGTCAGTTGGCGTACGGCTGTGGAAGGGTTGTACGTCACAGCGGCGGCCGGGCTCGTCCTGGTGGAGAGCAGCGAGCGGGACGCCAACGTACTCACCGCGCTCTCCGCGACCACCGGCCGCGTCCGGTGGACCCACAAGCTGGCCGACCAGCCCCAGTACACGACCATCGGCGACGGCTTCGTCTTCACCCACGACGCGTACGGCGGCCTGTACGCGCTCCATTCCGACACCGGCAGGACCGCGTGGAACAAGACGATGGACACGCGGAGTTCGGTCCGCAGGACCGGCAGCGGCATGCTCTTCGTGGACGATGCCGACGGCCGCATCCGCGCGCTGAGCGCCACCACGGGCGCGGAGGTGTGGTCCCGGCGCATGGGCCAGGGCGCGGCGAACCCGTACGGTGAATCGACGGCGATCGGCCTGTCCGGCGACACGCTCTTCGTCGGTACGACCGACTCCGTCGTCTACGCCCTCAACACCGCTGACGGCAGCGTTCTTTGGACCTACGGAGCCGACGCGATGAACAGCTCCGACTCCTCCTCCGATCCGGGGTGGGGAGCGCTGGCCGTCGACGGGCTCGTCGTCCTGAGCACACAGGACGGGTACATCGAGGCGGTCGGCCCGCCGGGCGGGAGCCAGGGCGCGACACCGAACGGAGCACCGGATGCAGCGGCTTGA
- a CDS encoding DUF3558 family protein produces the protein MKLGDGARGAIVAAALLAASATVAGCDGGSGGTSHAASSTRTPVSASHTATRRATAPTASAAGPTGSTHTLAELAQHPCLAVTEADGGVDKLYIAIEGRETTMKGDPTSCQWGAVGGLVSFTPYTSTDLTEDARFRDLTHKTVSGHRARVGTYQRDDSAFMVVDVGAGHSFRLIVASFGAGAPKGPGTVGLAVEFAEAIVSHLR, from the coding sequence ATGAAGCTCGGAGACGGCGCCCGGGGCGCGATCGTAGCGGCGGCTCTTCTCGCGGCGTCGGCCACCGTGGCCGGCTGCGACGGCGGGAGCGGCGGTACGTCGCACGCGGCGAGCAGCACCCGGACGCCGGTGTCGGCGTCTCACACCGCGACTCGTAGGGCGACGGCGCCGACCGCATCCGCCGCCGGTCCGACCGGCAGCACGCACACCCTCGCGGAGCTGGCCCAGCACCCGTGCCTGGCCGTCACGGAGGCCGACGGCGGGGTGGACAAGCTGTATATCGCCATCGAGGGCAGGGAGACGACCATGAAGGGCGACCCCACGTCGTGTCAGTGGGGAGCGGTGGGCGGCCTGGTCAGCTTCACGCCGTACACCTCGACCGACCTGACGGAGGACGCCCGCTTCCGGGACCTCACCCACAAGACGGTCTCCGGGCACCGCGCCCGGGTGGGCACCTACCAGCGTGACGACTCCGCTTTCATGGTCGTCGATGTCGGCGCCGGGCATTCCTTCCGGCTGATCGTCGCCTCATTCGGTGCGGGCGCCCCGAAGGGACCGGGCACGGTCGGCCTGGCGGTGGAATTCGCCGAAGCAATCGTTTCCCACCTCCGCTAG
- a CDS encoding SRPBCC family protein — translation METTASGSRHISRHIDRPAQEVYDYASNPANLPGWASGLAGDIDRVGGQWIAESPMGRVVVVFADRNEFGVLDHHVTLPSGETVYNPVRVIADGAGCEVLFTLRRQPGMSDEVFERDADTVAADLVALKNAVERA, via the coding sequence ATGGAAACCACGGCTTCGGGCTCTCGGCACATCAGCAGGCATATCGATCGGCCTGCCCAGGAGGTCTATGACTACGCCTCGAACCCGGCCAACCTCCCCGGGTGGGCTTCCGGGCTGGCCGGGGACATTGACAGGGTCGGGGGGCAATGGATCGCCGAGTCACCCATGGGGCGGGTCGTGGTCGTCTTCGCGGACAGGAACGAGTTCGGCGTACTCGACCACCACGTCACCTTGCCCTCGGGCGAAACCGTCTACAACCCCGTGCGGGTCATCGCGGACGGCGCCGGGTGCGAGGTGCTGTTCACGTTGCGCCGGCAGCCGGGGATGAGTGACGAGGTCTTCGAACGTGACGCGGATACCGTCGCCGCCGACCTCGTCGCGCTCAAGAACGCGGTGGAGCGCGCGTAG
- a CDS encoding ricin-type beta-trefoil lectin domain protein, translating into MRLTFARPRRGGWKRALTLLPVVVVTVAATAVVTLNAEAAVPPAPSGFTLTWSDDFNGASGTGIDQGLWKYDTGPGSNFGTGEIETMTTSTSNVYYDGQGHLVLQAQHSGSDPRGGWTSGRVETQAATFGAPAGGVVRIESVLQQPNVSTANGAGYWPAFWMLGAPLRAGVTWPTSGEIDIMEDINGRSSDFSTIHCGVSPGGPCNEPTGIGSGERGCPGCQTGFHDYAAEIDRSTSPEQIRFYLDGNNFYTVNANQVDAATWSNAIDHPFFIIYDLAIGGGFPDAFGGGPNAATVSGGKLVIDSVAVYNKGPGSGGGGGSATGQTITGPGGKCVDVAGDDTGGDGTAVQLWDCQSAAKDQHWTWSGQTLQTLGKCLDIAGGNSAAGTKLQLATCNTSGYQAWVRQTDGSLRNPASGRCVDSPSGATANGTRLQIWDCNGSGAQKFAIGTPIYGPGGKCVDVAGDDTGGDGTAVQLWDCQQATALDQKWTWNGQTLRTLGKCLDIAGGVNAAGTKLQLATCNGGGYQNWVANADGSMSNPTTGRCVDSPSGATANGTPLQIWDCNGSGAQKFALA; encoded by the coding sequence ATGCGCTTGACGTTTGCAAGGCCGCGGCGCGGCGGCTGGAAGAGAGCGCTCACCCTGCTTCCCGTCGTCGTGGTCACGGTGGCGGCCACCGCCGTCGTGACGCTGAACGCCGAGGCGGCAGTGCCCCCGGCCCCGTCGGGCTTCACGCTCACCTGGAGCGACGACTTCAACGGAGCGTCCGGCACCGGCATCGACCAGGGCCTGTGGAAGTACGACACCGGGCCGGGCAGCAACTTCGGCACCGGTGAGATCGAGACCATGACCACCAGCACGTCGAACGTCTACTACGACGGCCAGGGCCACCTGGTGCTCCAGGCCCAGCACTCCGGTTCCGACCCGCGGGGCGGGTGGACCTCCGGGCGGGTGGAGACCCAGGCGGCGACCTTCGGCGCCCCGGCGGGCGGCGTCGTACGCATCGAGTCCGTCCTCCAGCAGCCCAACGTCAGCACCGCCAACGGTGCGGGCTACTGGCCGGCGTTCTGGATGCTCGGCGCACCGCTGCGCGCCGGTGTGACCTGGCCGACGTCCGGTGAGATCGACATCATGGAGGACATCAACGGCCGCAGTTCCGACTTCAGCACCATCCACTGCGGAGTGAGCCCGGGCGGGCCGTGCAACGAGCCGACCGGCATCGGATCGGGCGAGCGCGGCTGTCCTGGCTGCCAGACCGGCTTCCACGACTACGCGGCGGAGATCGACCGCTCGACCTCGCCGGAGCAGATCCGGTTCTACCTCGACGGGAACAACTTCTACACCGTCAACGCCAACCAGGTGGACGCGGCAACCTGGTCCAACGCGATCGATCACCCGTTCTTCATCATCTACGACCTGGCGATCGGCGGCGGCTTCCCTGACGCCTTCGGCGGCGGCCCGAACGCGGCCACGGTCTCCGGCGGCAAGCTGGTCATCGACTCGGTGGCCGTGTACAACAAGGGACCCGGCTCCGGGGGCGGCGGCGGTTCCGCGACCGGCCAGACGATCACCGGCCCTGGCGGCAAGTGCGTGGACGTGGCAGGTGACGACACCGGCGGCGACGGCACCGCGGTCCAGCTGTGGGACTGCCAGTCGGCGGCCAAGGACCAGCACTGGACCTGGAGCGGCCAGACCCTCCAGACCCTCGGCAAGTGCCTGGACATCGCCGGCGGCAACAGCGCCGCGGGTACGAAGCTGCAACTCGCCACGTGCAACACCAGCGGCTACCAGGCCTGGGTACGGCAGACCGACGGCTCGCTGCGGAACCCGGCCAGCGGCCGGTGCGTCGACTCGCCCTCGGGCGCCACCGCGAACGGCACGCGGCTGCAGATCTGGGACTGCAACGGCTCCGGAGCCCAGAAGTTCGCCATCGGCACCCCGATCTACGGTCCTGGCGGCAAGTGCGTGGACGTGGCGGGCGACGACACCGGCGGCGACGGCACCGCGGTCCAGCTGTGGGACTGCCAGCAGGCGACCGCGCTCGACCAGAAGTGGACCTGGAACGGCCAGACCCTGCGCACCCTGGGCAAGTGCCTGGACATCGCCGGCGGCGTCAACGCGGCGGGCACGAAGCTCCAGTTGGCCACGTGCAACGGCGGGGGCTACCAGAACTGGGTCGCCAACGCCGACGGTTCGATGTCCAACCCGACCACGGGCCGGTGCGTCGACTCGCCCTCGGGCGCCACCGCGAACGGCACGCCGTTGCAGATCTGGGACTGCAACGGCTCCGGAGCCCAGAAGTTCGCCCTGGCGTGA
- a CDS encoding YncE family protein has protein sequence MRYRRITLAAATSLVAGTLSSAVLSAAPADAAETSVALPISQYAHLLVDPVHQELFFSGGPGSTSLLVTDLSGGDPRTIPDQPGAAGLTLSADGSTLYAALSGGDAISAIDPVTLTETRRFGTGTGSAPVSVAVAGSGVWYGYTTAGGQGGIGTVDLSAAAPVAEPRSGMGTWAHAPLLTARGEELAAETPSGNSVHAATFHVTPSGATPQADFGLTAGAGEFDLTADGSALLLTGPTASSLQAFRTADLNSATPSVYFTGTSPNAVNIAADGTVATGNGGASGNDVFVYAPGTTTAMNKFDLGTARLARDGLAWGADGVGLYAVVGNSTNGYSLLRLPEAHLTDTQLSASITSGYAAPTLPYTVSGKVAAQSAFPAGETVQVTEDGAALADVSLAPDGSFSFSDVHESAGHHDYGLSYAGDRTHRASTTSLGADVAALSTTVWAEPTSATADSVVLSGIMGVQNKLAAVPAGLRIDVTRVNEDTQQSTQLPSVPVTPQDDFNGTFTIADSPGAPGRFTYTVSFAGTSWLTGSSGDVSIFVPYAPTLALSNAPTTGTVGKPLTFTGRLTPAPPADTGQYGVPAVTVEDESPYTGAQYSVAVQPDGTFTFPTTPNSRGSHTYTFSYGGSAEVVATQATAIVNVTGLVTPLSVTTNASSYTRNSTATVTAHLGPAFAGRTVTFSATPANGTQTQIGTGTVDSHGNATLVSPRLTKPTTFTVSYAGDTQYAPATASRSVQVH, from the coding sequence GGCCCCGGCAGCACAAGCCTCCTGGTCACCGACCTGTCCGGCGGCGACCCCCGGACGATCCCCGACCAGCCCGGCGCCGCCGGCCTGACGCTCTCGGCGGACGGCAGCACCCTCTACGCCGCCCTCTCGGGCGGCGACGCGATCTCCGCCATCGACCCGGTGACGCTCACCGAGACCCGGCGCTTCGGCACCGGCACCGGCAGCGCCCCGGTCTCCGTGGCCGTCGCCGGAAGCGGTGTCTGGTACGGATACACGACCGCCGGCGGCCAGGGCGGCATCGGGACCGTCGACCTGTCGGCAGCCGCGCCGGTCGCCGAGCCCCGGTCCGGCATGGGCACCTGGGCGCACGCTCCCCTGCTCACCGCGAGGGGCGAGGAGTTGGCCGCGGAGACTCCGTCCGGGAACTCCGTCCACGCGGCCACCTTCCACGTCACGCCCTCGGGCGCCACGCCGCAGGCGGACTTCGGCCTCACCGCCGGCGCGGGCGAGTTCGACCTCACCGCCGACGGCAGCGCCCTGCTGCTCACGGGACCGACCGCGAGCTCCCTCCAGGCGTTCCGCACCGCGGACCTGAACTCCGCCACTCCGAGCGTCTACTTCACCGGTACGAGCCCGAACGCGGTCAATATCGCCGCGGACGGCACGGTGGCCACCGGCAACGGCGGCGCGAGCGGCAACGACGTGTTCGTCTACGCGCCCGGCACCACCACGGCCATGAACAAGTTCGACCTGGGTACCGCACGCCTGGCCCGTGACGGCCTGGCATGGGGCGCCGACGGTGTGGGCCTGTACGCCGTCGTCGGGAACAGCACGAACGGATACAGCCTGCTGCGTCTCCCCGAGGCGCACCTGACGGACACGCAGCTCTCCGCCTCGATCACCTCGGGGTATGCGGCGCCGACCCTGCCCTACACGGTCTCGGGCAAGGTCGCCGCGCAATCCGCCTTCCCGGCCGGCGAGACGGTGCAGGTGACCGAGGACGGCGCGGCCCTGGCCGACGTCTCCCTCGCACCGGACGGATCGTTCAGCTTCAGCGACGTACACGAGAGCGCCGGTCACCACGACTACGGGTTGTCGTACGCCGGCGACCGGACCCACCGGGCCTCCACCACGAGCCTCGGGGCGGACGTCGCGGCGCTGAGCACCACCGTCTGGGCCGAGCCGACCTCGGCGACCGCCGACTCCGTGGTGCTCAGCGGCATCATGGGTGTCCAGAACAAGCTGGCGGCCGTCCCCGCCGGGCTCAGGATCGACGTCACCCGCGTCAACGAGGACACCCAGCAGTCCACGCAGCTGCCGTCCGTTCCGGTGACCCCGCAGGACGACTTCAACGGCACCTTCACGATCGCCGATTCGCCCGGCGCCCCGGGGCGGTTCACCTACACCGTTTCCTTCGCCGGGACGTCCTGGCTGACCGGCAGTTCCGGGGACGTGAGCATCTTCGTCCCGTACGCGCCGACACTGGCGCTGTCGAACGCCCCGACGACCGGAACCGTCGGAAAGCCGCTCACCTTCACCGGCCGGCTCACTCCCGCACCGCCGGCGGACACCGGCCAGTACGGCGTCCCGGCGGTGACCGTCGAGGACGAGTCGCCCTACACGGGAGCGCAGTACAGCGTGGCGGTCCAGCCCGACGGCACCTTCACCTTCCCCACCACCCCCAACTCGCGGGGCAGCCACACCTACACGTTCAGCTACGGCGGCAGCGCGGAGGTCGTCGCCACGCAGGCCACAGCGATCGTGAACGTCACGGGTCTGGTGACGCCGCTGTCCGTGACCACCAACGCCTCCAGTTACACCCGCAACAGCACGGCCACGGTCACCGCCCACCTCGGCCCGGCCTTCGCCGGCCGCACCGTGACCTTCTCCGCGACCCCCGCCAACGGGACGCAGACCCAGATCGGCACGGGCACGGTCGACAGCCACGGCAATGCCACGCTGGTCAGCCCCCGGCTGACGAAGCCGACCACCTTCACCGTCTCCTACGCCGGAGACACCCAGTACGCCCCGGCCACCGCGAGCCGCAGCGTCCAGGTGCACTGA